TGACGTCTCAGCCATGAACATCGGCAACAGCATCAAGGTCGGGGAGATCACGGCGCCCCCTGGAGTGAAAATCCTTGCCGACCCGAACCTCACCGTCTTCACGGTGTCCATGCCGAAGGTTGAGAAGGTTGAGGTCCCCGCGGAAGAGGTTGCCGCCGAGGCTGTGCCGGCCGAGGGCGAGGAGCAGAAGCCGGAAGAGGGCAAGGAAAAGGAGCAGGCCAAGGGCAAGGAGAAGGAAGAGCCGAAGGGCAAAGAAAAGGAAAAAGCGAAGGGGAAGGAGTAGCCTCTCCGCCAGAAAAGCAGTGGAGAGTGGAAAACATTGGGATAGGGATTTTCGTTCACTCTTTACTATTCACTGTCCACTTGTCACTGCAGTGATGGGGGAAGGGAGAAAAGGTGCTCCTGGAGCATTGTTCTTTATACTTTACACTTTGGGCTGTTGTTAACCTCTCCGCCAGCAGATGGAATGGTGTGCCCCTGAGTTATGAAAATTGTGTTCGGGCTGGGTAACCCCGGCGAGAAGTATCGCGGCACGAGGCATAATGTGGGCGCGGACGTCATAAACCGCCTGGCGGCACGGGCGGGAATCGAGCTCAGGAGGAAGTGGCGGATGCGCGCGTGCGTGGGGAGGATGCGAATCGGCGACCATGCGGTCACCGTGGCCACGGCCCGCACCTTCATGAATCTGAGTGGGGCGACGGCGGCCGCGCTGCTGAGATGGCAGGAGTGCGATCCTGAGGATCTCCTCGTGGTGAGCGACGATATCGCGCTCGAGCTCGGCAGGATCAGGATTCGCAGGGAGGGGAGCTCCGGGGGGCATAAGGGGCTTGAGTCAATCATCGGCGCGCTCGGAACTGATAATTTCGCCCGCCTCCGCATCGGCGTGGGACGCGCGGGCGAGGATTGGGTCGGACACGTCCTCGGGAAATTCTCGAGGCAAGAGAAACGCTTTGTCGAGGGTGCCATGGATATGGCCGTGTCAGCCATTGATGAAATAGTCGTCAGTGGGCTCGATGCGGCAATGAACAAGTTCAATAGCATGGTTGAGGGTTGAACGTGTGTCACAGTGGCAGTGCCGCGCGTATCCCTGCCTGCTGGCAGGTAGGCGCGTTCATCCGCGGCGAAATTTTTAATCTGAGTTCCACCCACTGCAACTGACGTATTTCGTCGGTGGTTGCTTTGGACTTGTTGACTGAGCGTGGTTGTGGTAGGATGCACCATCGCCCAGTTGAGGGAGTTCCAGAGGGGAGAAAGAGAGGAGTGACGGTTGAAATCATATGAAGCGATGGTAATAATCAGGCCGGATATTCCCGAGGATCTGGCCAAGAAGGTTGTTGAGGGAATTTCGAGCGAGATCTCAAAGATCGGAGGGAAGATCGCTGAGCACACGCTTTCCCCGAAGCAGCGTCTGAGCTACACGCTCGCCAAACACAACGACGGCTACTGTCTCTGCCTCCGCTTCGAGGCGAAGCCGACGGAGCTGGAAAACCTCACGCAGCGATTCAGCCTCAATCAGGACATTCTGCGGCACCTGATTACAAAACGCAACCAGCGCGCCCCCCGAGCGCATCGTCCCCGAGGGGGGATGGGGCCGGTGTGCGCGCCCGCATCGTCCGGTGCAGACCAGTGAACATGCCCGCACGCTGACGAGGACGCTGAGTGGACGGGTGGTCACGCAGCGATTCATGACCTCGGTGCGCTCAGCGGCGTGCGGTGAGACGAATGGCAGAGGGGAGGTACAAAATGGCAAGCTTGAACAGGGTTTTTCTGATCGGTAATCTCACGAAGGACCCGACGCTGCGCTACACACCGGGTGGCGCCGCTGTCGCTGATCTGAGCCTTGCGATCAACAGCACCTTTGTGAATAAAGCGGGCGAGCGGAAGGATGAGGTCTGCTACGTTGACATTGTGACGTGGGGCCGGCAGGCGGAAACGGCGGCAGAGTACCTCACGAAGGGCTCGCCCATTTTTGTTGAGGGGCGCCTCCAGCTCGATTCCTGGGAAACAGGTGAGGGAGAGAAGAGGAGCAAGCTTCGCGTGAGGGCCAACCGCGTTCAATTCCTGGGGAGGGGCAAGGCGGGAGCGGCGCGTCCGGAGGCTGAAGCGATTGATGAGCCTGCTGCCGCGGCTGAGCCGGCTGGGCCGGGGGAGGGCGGCATTGAGGACGCTTCCATGCCGGATGAGGGCAAGGAGGGGGATGTGCCGTTCTGATGCGCTCGCGCCGTGTCAGTGGATACCAATTTACGTGAGTGAGCATGGATGACGCGGGTGCTCGTAAAGAGTGCAGCGTCTTTCTACGAAAGGATGCCGGGAACATATGAGAGGGGAAGAAACGGAGCGGAGGGCCAGGGGGCCGAAGGAGCTGAAGGGGGCGAAGGGGGAGAAGGGGCCGCGCGTGCCGAGGGGGATGGCCTTCAGGAGAAAAAAGAAGTGCAGGTTCTGCATGGATAAGGTAACCGAGATAGATTATAAGGACATCGGGTTGTTGAGGAAGATGATCACAGAAAAGGGGAAGATTCTCCCGAGCCGAATTACCGGGACCTGCGCGAGGCACCAGCGGCGCATCGCCATAGCGATCAAGAGAGCGCGCTTTGTCGCGCTGATCCCTTACGTCGCGGAGTGATCTACTGTTGAATCCATCGGAGCATTGAGCATAGTGCAAAAAGAAATTATTCTCATGCAGGATGTTCCCGGCCTAGGCGCGCAGGGAGACGTGGTGAAGGTCGCGGAAGGCTACGCGCGAAACTACCTCTTCCCGCAGAAGCTCGCCGCGCCCGCGACGCCCAAATACGTCAGGATGCTGGAACTGGAAAAGAAGCGGAAAGAGGCCGAGGCCAAACGCGCGCTGGAACAGCTCCGCCAGGAAGCGGAAAAGCTCAGCCAGGCCTCCTGCACCATCGCCGTCGAGGCGGGGGAAGACGGAAAATTATTCGGCTCCGTGACCGCCCAGGACATTGCCGAGAGTCTCGAACAGGCTGGCTTCACTCTCGACAAGAAGAAGATCAACCTCGCCGAGCCGATCAAGGAGCTCGGGGTATATAGTGTCGAACTCCAGCTCTATTCAGACATCACTGCGTCGCTCAAGGTATGGGTCGTGCAGAAGTAAATGACAAATTCCAAATGACAAAATAACCGACTCCGGCAATGTTTTGTCATTTGTGCTTTGGTATTTGTCATTTACCCGGGGTTGTGTATGTGTGCTCAAAACACCGCGCTCGATAGACTGCCTCCTCAGAACCTCGATGCGGAAATGAGTGTCCTGGGGGCCATGCTCCTGGATAAAGATGCGATCGTTCAGGCGATCGAGAGTATCGGCCCGGAGTGCTTCTACAAGGAGGCGAACGCAAAGATATATTCCGCCATCATTCAGCTCTGCGATGCCAATCAGCCGGCTGACATTGTGACGATCACCGAGTACCTGAAGAAGCAGAAGGAGCTGGAGTCGGTGGGCGGCGCAGGGTATATCAGCGTGTTGCTGGACGCGATTCCGTCGGCCGCCAACGTGAGCCACTACCTGAGGATCGTGCAGGAAAAGGCGATTCTGCGGAGGCTCATCAACGCTGCCACGGGTATCGTCAGTCGCTGCTACGAGGACGGTGAGGATATCAGCGATGTGCTGGACGATGCCGAAAGGGAAATATTTGATATCTCGCAGCACCGGAGGTCGCAGGGGTTTGTCAAGATCGGCGACCTGATTAAGCACAGCATAGAAACAGTCGAGAGCCTCTACCAGAAGAAGGAGTACGTCACCGGCGTTTCCTCAGGCTACACGGACCTGGATACGATGACCGCCGGTTTCCAGCCCTCGGACCTGATCATCATCGCGGGCCGCCCGTCAATGGGGAAAACGAGCCTCGCGCTGAATATTGCCGAGCATGCGGCGGTGGTGGAGAAGATCCCCACCGCCATCTTCAGCCTCGAGATGTCCAGGGAGCAGCTCGTGCTCCGGATGCTCTGCTCGCACGCCCGCGTGAACGCCCACAATGTCCGCACCGGTTTTATCTCGGAGAAGCACGATTTTCCCAAGCTGGTCAACGCGGCGGGGAAGCTCGCGGAGGCGCCTATCTTTATTGACGACAGCCCCTCCATCTCCGCGCTCGAGATGCGTGCAAAAGCGCGGCGGCTCGCGGCCAAGGAGGCGATCCGTTTGATCATCGTTGACTATATGCAGCTGATGCGCTCCTCCGTCAGGAAGGCCGAGAACCGTCAGCAGGAGATATCCGAGATATCCCGCTCGCTCAAGGCGCTGGCGAGGGAGCTCAATGTGCCGGTCATCGTGCTCTCGCAATTGAACAGGGAAGCCGAGGGAAGGGATGATAGGAAACCCCGCCTTTCAGACCTAAGGGAATCAGGAGCGATCGAGCAGGATGCCGACGTCGTGTTTCTCCTTTTCCGCGAGGAGTATTATTTCCCGGATAACGAGGACGCAAAGGGGAAGGCGGAAGTGATCATCGCGAAGCAGCGGAACGGGCCGGTGGGGGCGGTGAGGCTGGCGTTCCTGCAGGAGTGCACGCACTTCGAGAATTGCGCGGAGCGGGAAGGGGAGTTGGAAACAGTGTAACGCCTAAGGCCAAAAGTGTAAAGAGCAGGGGCATGCGCTCTTGTTCCGTAGGACTGGAAGAGCGATACAGAGGGGAGTTGGGGTGACGCCGTGCAGACAGAGAGGATAGATCAAGGCATCCGCGCATACGCGCTGTGCGCGATCGCCATCACCGCCGTCTCCCTGTGGGGAGGATCGGCCGCGGGGCTCCAGTACGAGGGGGAGCGCATCGACGCGGTGGTGGTGATGGGGAACCGCACGGTGAGCGACGTGATGATATTCAATAAGCTGGAGACGCGCGAGAAGGGGCTCTTCAGCGAGGAGACGGTCAAGGCAGATGTCACGCGGCTCTATGAGCTCGGTTACTTCACCAATATCAGCGTCGATGTTGAGCGGATCGAGGGAGGTGTGAAGGTTGCGTTTGTGGTCAAGGAGAAGCCGGAGCTCAGGGAGATCGCGTTCAAGGGGAATTCCCTGATCTCCACCGATCGTTTAAAACGCGAAATGAAATCAAAGGTCGGCGAGGCCCTCAACGCCAAGTTGCTGGTGGAGGACGTCGAGTCTCTGAGAAAATTGTACGCCCAGGAGGGGTTCCCCGTTGCCCAGGTCGCATGCGAGATTGTGAATCCGAAGAATGAACCGCAGGCGGCGGTGCTCATCAAGATCAACGAGGGGGCGCGGCAGGCGATCAGGCGGATAAATTTTGTCGGCAATAGCCATGTTCCCGCACGCTCGCTCGTTCAGTTCATGCAGACCAAGCGGAGGGCGCCGTGGCCCCTCTACAAATGGCCGATGAGCTATCTCTACTCGAAGGGGCTGCTCGAGCAGGAAGCCCTGAACGATGACCTCGATCGGATCCGCGGGTACTATGCCTCGCTGGGGTATGTGGACATGAAGGTGAGCAATGTGGAGCGGAACATTTCCCGGGACGGCAGGCACATCGACATCACCATTTCCCTAGACGAGGGAGGGACTTATCAGGTGGGCGAGGTCGCCGTCGCGGGGAACAAGATCTACGATACGGACGAGCTCCAGAGAGTCCTCACCATGGGTTCGGGGGTCACGTACTCTCCCGTCACGCTCCAGGGGGACATGAATGCGATCCGGGGCATGTATCTCTCCAAGGGGTACACGGACGCTGAGGTAATTCCTGAAAAGAGGCTCAATCCCGAGACGGGGAAGATTGACGTGAGCTATACGATCAAGGAGTATGAGCCGTACTACGTCGGTCGCATTGACATCAAGGGGAACACGAGGACGAACGACTATGTCATCCGCAGGGAGATGAGCGTCATGCCGGGTGACGTGTTCAACAGCCTCAAGATCCAGAGGAGCAAGGAGCGGCTCGAGAATACCGGTTTCTTCGAGACCGTCGGAATTGCCGCGTCACCGGGCGAGGGCGAGCGGACCCAGAATCTCGCTGTTGACGTACAGGAGGGGAAGACGGGACAATTGAGTTTCGGGGCGGGGTTCAGCTCCATAGACGGCTTCGTCGGGTTTGCCGAGATATCGCAGAGCAATTTCGACATAAAGAATTTCCCTTATTTCACCGGGGCCGGCCAGAAATTTCGTCTGAGGGCGGAGGTGGGGCTCGAGGAGCAGAATTTCCTGTTGAGCTTCACGGAACCCTACTTCATGGGGAAAAGGCTCGCCGCGGGGTTTGATCTCTATATGAAAAATAGCGAGTACCTGAGTGATTATTTCAATGAGGAGCGACTCGGCGGAAATCTCCGGCTCGGAAAGGAATTAGGCCAATTTTACCGCGGTGACCTCGTCTACAAGCTTGAAAATGTGAATCTCTATGATGTTCCTGATGATGCATCCGAGCAGATCAAGGCGGACGCCGGGAATACGCTGATCAGCTCGGTGAGCTTCGGGCTCACCCGCGACACCCGGGATTCCATCGTGTTCCCACACCACGGCGCGATCTCCAGTATCACCGCGGAGTTCGCGGGGCTCGGCGGCGACGCTGATTTTGTAAAACTTGAAGCGATGGGAAGCCAGTATTTTGTCCCGATCGAACGATTCCCCGAGCACGTGGTCCGCGTTGCCGGCGGGGCCGGTGTTGCCGGGCCGTACTCAGGCTCTGGCGAGATTCCCCTGTCAGAGAGGTTTTTCCTCGGCGGCGGTGATACCATCCGCGGCTTTGATTATCGGGACGTGGGGCCGCGGGATATCAACGACGAGCCGATCGGCGGCGATGCGATGCTCATGGCGAGCGTCGAATACACGTTCCCGCTCATCTCGAAAATCCGCGGAGCCGCCTTCTTTGACATGGGCAACGTCTACGAGACGCCCAGCGATTTCCTGGACGGCATCGTCGCGTCGGTCGGAATGGGGGTGCGCCTCAACCTCCCTGTTGGTCCCATCAAGCTCGACTATGGCATCCCCGTCATCACGGACCAGTGGACTGAGGGTGAGAACGGCGCCTTCAGCTTCAACGTGGGGACAATCTTTTAAGGGGCGGCGGACACGGAAGCTGCGGGGCGATCTGGCGTGAGGGGCTCAGCGCGTGCCGAGGTTCGCCGTGCCGTACAGAGAAGGAGGGATCAGGTGCGAACGTTGGTGATATTCGTGATTACGCTCGCGTTGTCGTGCGGCGGCCTCTCGCGCGGCGCGGCACTGGGGACCGGTGGGAAAGTCGCCTTCGTGCAGGTGGAAAAAGTTTTCGAGAAGTATCAGAAGACCGTGGACCTCAACGCGAAGCTTCAGCAGGAGCGCAAGGATAAGATCGCCGAGAGGAAAACGATGGTCGAGGAAATCAACAAACTCAAGGACGAGGCGGACCTGCTGCGCGACGACGCGAAGCGGAAGAAGGAGGCGGTCGTTGACGAGAAGGTAAAGGCGCTCTACCAGTTTGAGGAAAAGGTCAAGCGGGAGGCGATCCAGAAACAGGCGCGCCTCCAGGAGGAGATCCTTGGAGAGATACGGGGCGTGCTGACAGACATCGGGAAGCGCGAGGGGTATGACATGGTATTCGCGACCACCGAGGATGATATTGGATACCATTCGGATAAACTGGATATCACCGAGCAGGTGGTGAAAGCGCTCAACAAGAAGCACGCCGAGGCGAAGAAGTGAGCGCGGGGAGGGGCGTGCGGGGTGCGAGGGATTGAATTGGGCGCGGGCAGGGCGTGAGATGTTCGGCCTCGCTTCGCGCGCCGTTTGTTCGGAGGGGAGTCGGGCCTCGATTTTTCAAGCTGCGCAATCATCAGATGTGAGGGATGACCGATGAAAATAAAATTGAAGGAGATCTCTTCACTGATCAAGGGAGAACTGAAGGGAGACGGGGATATCACAATCACCGGGGCTTCGGGGATCAAGGAGGCGGGGGAAGGGGATTTGACCTTTCTCGCGAACCCGAAGTACGCGTCCCTCATTGAATCCACGAGGGCGGCGGCGGTCATCGTCGAGCAGGGGTGGAGCGTCCCCACGGCAAAGCCGCTCATACGGGTGGATAACCCCTCACTCGCCTTCAACAAGCTGATCGAGCTCTTCGGCCCGAAGAAGCTCGAGTTTCCGCGGGGTGTTCACAAGATGGCAGTGGTGAGCAAGAAAGCGAAGCTTGGCAAGAATGTCTCAGTCGGCCCATTCGCTGTTGTAGAGGACGGGGCGGTCATCGGGGATCGGACGGTAATCAGGAGCGGCGTCTATATCGGTCACGGCACCACGGCGGGGGCGGATTGCCACTTCTATCCGAATGTCATTATCCGGGAGCGGTGTGAGATCGGCAACAGGGTGTTTATCCATGGGGGGAGCGTCATCGGGAGCGATGGGTTCGGCTACGTCGCCGTGAAGGGCGTTCATCAAAAGATTCCCCAGATCGGCAGGGTAGTGATCGAGGACGATGTTGAGATCGGCTCCAATGTGACGATCGACCGCGCCCGGTTTGACAAGACAATCATCCGCAGGGGGACCAAGATAGATAACCTCGTGCAGATCGCGCACAACTGCGATATCGGAGAAAACTCGATCATTGTCGCACAGGTGGGAATCTCCGGGAGTACGTCGGTCGGCAAGAACGTCATCCTCGCAGGGCAGGTGGGCGTGGTCGGCCACGTCACCATAGGGGATAACACCATCATCGGCGCCAAGGGAGGCGTCTCCAAGAGCGTGCCCGCCAATTCATACTACATCGGCATACCCGCCATAGAGGGCACGCAGTTCAAAAAGGTTCACGCCGCGTATATGCGGCTCCCCGCGCTCATGTCGAAGGTCAGGGAGCTTGAGGAGAAACTCGCCTCGCTCGAGAAACAGCTCGCGAAGAATGCAGAAACAAAGAACGATTAAGGCGCCCGTCTGCCTCACCGGGGTCGGGGTCCATACCGGCAACAAGACGAGGCTCGTCTTCGCGCCGGCCCCCGTGAACGCCGGCGTGCGATTCGTGCGCACCGATCTGCCCGGCTTACCCGAGGTGCGCGCCCTCGCCCGGAATGTCTCAAACGTGTGCCGTGGGACGACGATTGCGAACGGCAGCGTCGAAATCCACACCGTTGAGCACGTGCTCGCCGCGATCCGCGGCTGCGGGATTGACAACGTGGTGGTGGAGCTCGATTCCAATGAGCCTCCCGTTGGGGACGGGAGCTCGTTCGCATACGTGCGCATGATCAAGTCGGCCGGCATCGAGGAGCAGGATGCCCCCCGCGAGGAACTCGTGCTCGGGGAGCCTGTGTGGGCGTCAAAAGACAACGCCGTGATCGCGGCAATCCCCGCCGAGCAGTTCAGGGTCTCCTACACAATGGATTTCAAGCACCCGACACTGCCCGCCCAGTTTGTGAGCTTTGTGGTGACGGAGGATACCTTCGAGAAGGAAATTGCCTCCGGTCGCACTTTCTGCTTTTACCATGAGATAGAGGCCCTGGTGCAACAGGGCCTCATCAAGGGGGGCAGCCTGGACAACGCGGTGCTCATCGGCGACGGGGTCATTTACAGCAAGGACCGGCTGAGATTCCCTGACGAGTTCGCCCGCCACAAGGTGCTGGATCTCGTCGGCGACCTCTGCCTCGTGGGCAGGCATGTCCGCGCCCACGTGATCGCAATGAGGTCGGGGCACGAGCTCAACGTGGACCTCGCGCGCAAGCTGTTATTGATCGCAGAGAAGACTCAGAAGAGAGAGGCCGTTGCTCAACGCATACAGGGGGGTGTCATGGATATAAATGAGATAAGGCGCATACTTCCACACCGGTTCCCGTTCCTCCTTGTGGATCGGATCGTGGAGGTCAAGGGGAGGGAGAGGATCGTCGGCGTCAAAAATGTCACCATCAACGAGCCGTTTTTCACGGGGCATTTCCCCGAGAAGCCGGTGATGCCGGGTGTGCTCATTATCGAAGCCCTCGCCCAGACCGCCGGCGTGCTCATGCTCAACACCCCTGAAAATATTAACAAGCTCGCCTTTTTCATGGCGATAGACAACGCAAAATTCCGCAGGCCGGTGATGCCGGGTGACCAGTTGCGGCTGGAGATCGACGTCCTCCGCTGGAAGAAGAAGATGGGAAAAGTGAGCGGCAAGGCGCTCGTGGATGGCCAGGTTGCCGCTGAGGCCGAGCTTACGTTTTCGTTCGTGTGACCACTCCGGGTGTTCACAAGGGAATAGCGTGTGTCATTTTAAAGGGAGCGCACGCCGCGCATGAGACAAATTCATTCCTCGGCAATCGTGCATCCAAAGGCGGAAATCGCCGATGACGTGGAGATCGGCCCGTACAGCATTATCGAGGCCCACGTGCGCATCGGCCGGGGCACCGTTGTCGGGCCACATGTCGTGATCAAGGGCCGGACCGAGATCGGGGAGAATAACAAAATATTCCAGTTCGCGTCGGTGGGTGAGGTGAACCAGGATCTCAAGTACCGTGGAGAGGAAACGCGGTTGAAGATAGGGAGTGGGAACACGATCCGGGAATACGTCACGATGCAGATCGGTACGCTGACGGGGAGGTCGGAGACCACGATAGGGGAGCGCAACCTCTTTATGGTTTATAGCCACATCGCCCACGATTGCGAGATCGGCAATGACTGTATCCTGGCCAACTGCGCCACGCTCGCGGGACACATCCAAATTGATGACGGCGCGATCATCGGGGGCCTGGTCGGCATTCACCAGTTCTGCAGGGTGGGGACGATGGCGATCGTCGGCGGGTGTTCGAAGATCGTCCAGGATATCCCCCCCTACATGATGGCGGATGGACACCCGGCGAGCGTGCGCGGGGTCAACCTTGAGGGGCTCAGGAGGAAAGAATTCAGCCAGGAGTCAATCAGGGAGATCAAGGCAGCCCACAAGATGATCTATCACTCTCAGATGAAAACGGCACAGGCGCTGGCGCGGCTCAAAGAAGAGTACCCCGCCTCGGCGTGCGTGAAAGCCATCATTGAATTCATCGAGACTTCTCAACGTGGCATCGCCCGGTAACACGATCGGGCGATTAATTCACCCGATACGGTTGACGGAGCACCCCCCTGCTGGAAACGGATACGTAATCTGGCGTGAGCGCCATCGCGCGTGAGGCGGCCAGTGCTGAGTGGAGGAGGTTATGAAGAGTCTCGGTCTCATCGCGGGAGGCGGCGGACTCGCGTTTGCGATCGCCCGCGAGGCGCGTGAGAAGGGGGTGGAACGCATCGTCGCGATCGCGTTCCCCGGTCAGACCGCCGCCGAGTTGGAGCGCTATGTGGATGAGCTCCACTGGGTCCATGTGGGCCAGCTCGGCACGTTGATAAAAACCCTCCGTCGCGCGGGGGTGACCGAGGCGGTCATGGCGGGGAGGCTCGACCCCACGCTCGTGATCAGTAAGCTCAGGCTGGACATGCGCATGATCGCCCTCGCGGCCCGGGTGCCTGACAGGCGCGCTGATACCGTGCTGAAGGCGATCGCCGGGGAGATGAAAAAGGACGGAATCCGGCTGCTGGATTCGACCGTATATCTCTCATCGTGCATTGCGGACCGGGGGGTCATGACGAGGAATGCGCCGGGAGACGAGGCGCTGGAAGATATTGCCTTTGGAGCGAAGATCGCCCGGGAAATCGCGGGGCTCGACATAGGACAGACGGTGGTGGTGAAGAAGCGAGCGGTGGTCGCGGTCGAGGCGATGGAGGGGACTGACGAGGCGATCAGGAGGGGGGCCTCGCTCTGCCCCCGCGGGATGGTCGTGGTCAAGGTGAGCCGCCCCGCGCAGGATATGCGGTTCGATGTCCCGGTTGTCGGCGAGCGCACGATTGACCTCCTCCTGGGATGTAACGCCGCCGCCCTCGCCCTGGAGGCGGGTCGGACGATTATCCTGGATAAGGAAGCGGCGATAAGGAAAGCGGGCGGGGCGGGGGTCGCGGTGGTGGGCATTTGACGGCATCCTCCGGATGCCGAATTGTAAATTGCAGATTGTAAATTTAATATTTCCCATTTGATATTTGCAATTTCCAATGGAGCACAGCGACATATGGAGAAGATGCGGGTCGCGGTGGTCGGCGTCGGCAACCTCGGGAAGCACCATGCCCGCGTCTACACGGAGCTCCCGGATGTGGAGCTCGCCGGGGTGGTTGACGTTGACGCGAGAACGGCGGAGAAGATCGCGCGCCGTCTGGGGGTGAGCGCGCACGCGCGGCTGAGCGACATACCCGGCAAGCTCGACGCGGTGAGCGTGGTGGTGCCGACCGAGGCGCATCGTCCCGTGGCGCTCGAGGCCCTCGAGCGCGGTGCGAACGTCCTGATCGAGAAGCCGATCGCGCTGGACATGGCGGAGGCGACCGCGATCATCGATCGCGCGCGCCAGAAGGGGCTGGTGCTCCAGGTGGGGCATATCGAGCGCTTCAACCCGGCCATTCTCGCGCTGAAGAAGATACTGACGCGCGTGGGTTTTATCGAGGTTCACCGCCTCGCCCCGTACAAGCTCCATGGAACGGAGGTGGGGGTCGTGCTCGACCTCATGATCCACGATATCGACATTGTCCTCAACATCGTGGATTCTCCGATCAGGGAGATCAGTGCCGTCGGGATACCCGTCCTCAGCGCGAGCGAGGATATCGCCAACGCGCGCCTGAGTTTCGAGAACGGCTGCATCGCGAACATGACGGCGAGCCGTATCAGTTTTGAGAAGATGCGGAAGATCAGGATATTCCAGAGCAACGCGTATATATCGCTCGACTACCAGAATCAGGAAGGGATGATCTATCGCACGGAGGGGAGTCGGATCGTGCGCGAGAGGATGCCGCTGGAAAAGGATGAGCCGCTCAAGCTTGAGATCAAATCATTCCTGGAGTGCGTGCGCGCATCGCGCAAGCCTGTCGTACCCGGTGAGCACGGGCGCCATGCGCTCCGCGTCGCGTCCGAGATCACGCGGCTGTTGCAGGAGAACCCTCTCTACAGAGAAGCGATTGAAGAGCAGAAGAAAGCCGCTCCGCTGGATCTGAGGAAGCTATTATGAAAATCCCCAATAAATCCCAAATCCCAAATCCCAAATCCCAAAACAAAGAAGATCCCCCTCCGCGCGAGTCTGACGATAGCGCGCATGGCCCGCTCATCGTTGTGGTCGCGGGTGAGGTGTCGGGCGATAAGCACGCGGCCAAGCTGATCGCCGAGATCAGGAAGCGGGAGCCCCGCGCAGAGATCTGCGCCGCCGGCGGTGACGCAATGGAGAATGCCGGCGCCAGGCTCCTCTACAATCTCGTGGACATGGCCGTCCTCGGATCTGTCGAGGTGCTCAGGAACTATGGTACACTCAGGAGAATCTTTTATTCTCTCCTCGCGTTCATTGAGAAGCGCAAGCCGGATGCGGTGGTGCTCGTCGATTATCCGGGATTCAACATCCGCCTCGCGAAGAAGATCAAACAGCGGCGGCTGCCGGTCAGGGTTATTTACTACATCTCCCCTCAGGTGTGGGCCTGGGGAACGAGGAGGAAGAAGACGATACGCAGGAACGTTGACAGGATGATCGTGATCCTCCCCTTCGAGAAGGAGTTCTACGCGGATACGGAGCTGCCGGTCGAATTCGTGGGACACCCGATGCTCGACGATCTTAAGGTCGAGACCAGCCGGGAGGAGTTCTGCCGCCGCACGGGTGTGGGGCCGCGTGCGCGCGTGGTCGCGCTGCTCCCCGGAAGCCGATGG
This genomic interval from Candidatus Auribacterota bacterium contains the following:
- the lpxB gene encoding lipid-A-disaccharide synthase, with the protein product MKIPNKSQIPNPKSQNKEDPPPRESDDSAHGPLIVVVAGEVSGDKHAAKLIAEIRKREPRAEICAAGGDAMENAGARLLYNLVDMAVLGSVEVLRNYGTLRRIFYSLLAFIEKRKPDAVVLVDYPGFNIRLAKKIKQRRLPVRVIYYISPQVWAWGTRRKKTIRRNVDRMIVILPFEKEFYADTELPVEFVGHPMLDDLKVETSREEFCRRTGVGPRARVVALLPGSRWNEVRRHLPVMLAAAALMKRTMPELQFIMSEPPSAFRRFIENAIARSAVHVGVIRESIYEVIHASDIVLVASGTATLETACVLKPMVIMYKVAWPTYLLARLLVKLPYIGLVNVIAGRKIMPEFIQRDATPARIAAAALDFLADGAGYLAAVEALRAVRARVGEEGASARAAEAVLSALRTV